One region of Cobetia sp. cqz5-12 genomic DNA includes:
- the ctaD gene encoding cytochrome c oxidase subunit I: protein MASEQPRKAVLQASESEGATAGGAHVGEGHGSAPRGMLRWLLTTNHKDIGTLYLIFSLSMLFIGGIMALVIRTELFQPGLQMVQPEFFNQMTTMHGLIMVFGAIMPAFTGLANWMIPLQIGAPDMALPRLNNFSFWLLPVAFLLLLSTLLMEGGGPNFGWTFYAPLSTTYAPPSTSFFIFSLHIAGISSILGAINIIATILNLRAPGMRLMDMPLFVWTWLITAFLLIAVMPVLAGAITMMLFDINFGTSYFNAAGGGDPVLFQHLFWFFGHPEVYIMILPAFGIVSAIVPTFSRKRLFGYASMVYATGSIAIMSFLVWAHHMFAVGLPLVAELFFMYTTMLIAVPTGVKVFNWIATMFRGSLSFEPPMLFAIAFIVQFTIGGFSGLMLAIAPADFQYHDTYFVVAHFHYVLVPGALFAILAGAYYWLPKWTGFYPHEGLSKWHFWLSVIGVNLTFFPMHFSGLAGMPRRIPDYALQFADFNMLSSIGAFLFGISQLLFLVVIVKCARGGVRAPAKAWEGAVDLEWSVPSPAPLHTFEIPPQTRDGQIIR from the coding sequence ATGGCCAGTGAACAGCCACGCAAGGCGGTACTTCAGGCCAGCGAGAGCGAGGGGGCTACCGCAGGCGGCGCTCATGTGGGCGAGGGTCACGGCAGTGCGCCGCGCGGCATGCTGCGCTGGCTGCTGACCACCAATCACAAGGATATCGGCACCCTCTATCTGATCTTCTCGCTGAGCATGCTGTTCATCGGCGGCATCATGGCGCTGGTGATCCGCACCGAGCTGTTCCAGCCCGGCCTGCAGATGGTACAGCCGGAGTTCTTCAACCAGATGACCACCATGCATGGGCTGATCATGGTGTTCGGGGCCATCATGCCGGCCTTCACTGGGCTGGCCAACTGGATGATTCCGCTGCAGATCGGCGCGCCCGACATGGCGCTGCCGCGCCTCAACAACTTCAGCTTCTGGCTGTTGCCAGTCGCCTTCCTGTTGCTCCTTTCCACCCTGCTGATGGAGGGCGGCGGCCCCAACTTCGGCTGGACCTTCTACGCGCCGCTTTCCACCACCTATGCGCCGCCCTCGACCAGCTTCTTCATCTTCTCGCTGCATATTGCCGGCATCAGCTCGATTCTCGGCGCCATCAACATCATCGCCACCATACTCAATCTGCGTGCCCCGGGCATGCGTCTGATGGACATGCCGCTGTTCGTCTGGACCTGGTTGATCACCGCCTTCCTGCTGATCGCGGTGATGCCGGTGCTGGCAGGCGCCATCACCATGATGCTGTTCGACATCAATTTCGGCACCAGCTACTTCAATGCCGCCGGTGGCGGCGACCCGGTGCTGTTCCAGCATCTATTCTGGTTCTTCGGGCATCCCGAGGTCTACATCATGATCCTGCCGGCCTTCGGCATCGTGTCCGCCATCGTGCCGACCTTCTCGCGCAAGCGGCTGTTCGGCTACGCCTCGATGGTCTATGCCACCGGCTCCATCGCGATCATGTCCTTCCTGGTCTGGGCACATCACATGTTCGCCGTCGGCCTGCCATTGGTGGCGGAACTGTTCTTCATGTACACGACGATGCTGATCGCGGTGCCGACCGGGGTGAAGGTCTTCAACTGGATCGCCACCATGTTCCGCGGCTCCTTGAGCTTCGAGCCCCCGATGCTGTTTGCGATCGCCTTCATCGTCCAGTTCACCATCGGCGGCTTCTCGGGGTTGATGCTGGCCATCGCCCCGGCGGATTTCCAGTACCACGACACCTACTTCGTGGTGGCGCATTTCCACTACGTTCTGGTGCCCGGCGCGCTGTTCGCGATTCTCGCCGGAGCCTACTACTGGCTACCCAAGTGGACCGGCTTCTATCCCCACGAGGGGCTCTCCAAGTGGCATTTCTGGCTGTCGGTCATCGGCGTCAACCTGACCTTCTTCCCGATGCACTTCTCGGGGCTGGCCGGCATGCCGCGCCGCATTCCGGATTACGCGCTGCAATTCGCCGACTTCAACATGCTGTCCAGCATCGGCGCCTTCCTGTTCGGTATCTCGCAGCTGCTGTTCCTGGTCGTGATCGTCAAGTGCGCGCGCGGCGGTGTCAGGGCGCCAGCCAAGGCCTGGGAAGGGGCGGTGGATCTTGAGTGGAGCGTGCCAAGCCCGGCGCCGCTGCATACCTTCGAGATTCCTCCGCAGACCCGTGATGGCCAGATCATCCGCTGA
- a CDS encoding cytochrome c oxidase assembly protein produces MPSRDPAAQQQAVARTVRRTLLALVAMLGFAFALVPLYDVFCNLTGLNGKAASQARAAVAMEIDESRWVSVRFITQQGQGLPWTLEALDEQFRIHPGGQYSARFVFTNHADHPVRGRAVPSVSPAEGSLHLRKIMCFCFQEQTLAAGERRELPLVFQVDPDLPEGIRDLTLAYTLYPVTTPSSAEDDGAEQSAGGET; encoded by the coding sequence ATGCCCTCACGCGATCCCGCAGCACAGCAGCAGGCGGTGGCACGCACCGTGCGGCGCACGCTGCTGGCGCTGGTCGCGATGCTGGGCTTCGCCTTCGCGCTGGTGCCGCTCTATGACGTCTTCTGCAACCTCACCGGCCTCAATGGCAAGGCCGCCAGTCAGGCCAGGGCCGCGGTGGCCATGGAGATCGACGAGAGCCGCTGGGTCTCGGTGCGCTTCATCACCCAGCAGGGGCAAGGTCTGCCGTGGACACTCGAGGCGCTGGATGAGCAGTTCCGCATTCATCCCGGTGGCCAGTACAGCGCGCGCTTCGTGTTCACCAATCACGCTGATCATCCGGTGCGTGGCCGCGCGGTCCCCAGTGTCAGTCCTGCCGAGGGCTCACTGCATCTGCGCAAGATCATGTGCTTCTGCTTCCAGGAGCAGACGCTGGCAGCAGGCGAGCGGCGCGAGCTGCCGCTGGTCTTTCAGGTCGACCCTGACCTTCCGGAGGGCATTCGTGATCTGACCCTGGCGTACACGCTCTACCCGGTCACGACGCCGTCATCCGCGGAGGACGATGGTGCAGAGCAATCTGCAGGAGGTGAAACATGA
- a CDS encoding cytochrome c oxidase subunit 3 yields MSSGSYYVPAHSAWPIFGVLAVGGMMIGTGIWMVHGSAAWLSGIGLLAVVLVMAGWFRDVVRESMGGLYDDQMDRSFRWGMAWFIFSELMFFAAFFGALFYLRTFALPWLDGEGAKGVTALLWPDFTASWPLMTPPDASITGPRELLSPWQLPLANTLLLVSSSVTLTVAHEALKMEFRRTARNWLAGTVVLGLCFLTLQGIEYYEAWHHLGLTLQAGVYGGTFFLLTGFHGLHVTIGTLILIVMLVRVVRGHFSSERHFAFEAAAWYWHFVDAVWIGLFLFVYVF; encoded by the coding sequence ATGAGCAGTGGCAGCTATTACGTCCCGGCCCACAGTGCCTGGCCCATCTTCGGCGTGCTGGCGGTGGGCGGCATGATGATCGGGACCGGAATCTGGATGGTGCACGGCAGCGCCGCCTGGCTGTCAGGCATCGGCCTGCTGGCCGTGGTGCTGGTGATGGCGGGCTGGTTTCGGGATGTGGTGCGCGAGTCGATGGGCGGCCTCTACGATGACCAGATGGACCGCTCGTTCCGCTGGGGCATGGCCTGGTTCATCTTCTCGGAATTGATGTTCTTCGCGGCCTTCTTCGGGGCGCTGTTCTATCTGCGAACCTTCGCGCTGCCCTGGCTCGATGGCGAGGGCGCCAAGGGGGTGACGGCGCTGCTATGGCCTGACTTCACCGCCAGCTGGCCCCTGATGACGCCGCCGGATGCCAGCATCACCGGGCCCAGAGAGCTGCTGTCCCCCTGGCAGCTGCCGCTGGCCAATACGCTGCTGCTGGTCAGTTCCAGTGTCACCCTGACGGTGGCGCATGAAGCGCTGAAGATGGAGTTTCGGCGCACGGCGCGCAACTGGCTGGCGGGCACCGTGGTGCTGGGGCTGTGCTTTCTGACCCTGCAGGGCATCGAATACTACGAGGCCTGGCACCACCTGGGGCTGACGCTGCAGGCGGGGGTCTATGGCGGCACCTTCTTCCTGCTGACCGGTTTTCATGGTCTGCACGTCACCATCGGCACCCTGATTCTGATCGTGATGCTGGTGCGCGTGGTACGTGGCCACTTCTCGAGTGAACGTCACTTCGCCTTCGAAGCGGCTGCCTGGTACTGGCACTTCGTCGATGCGGTATGGATCGGTCTGTTCCTGTTCGTCTATGTGTTCTGA
- a CDS encoding DUF2909 domain-containing protein — protein sequence MLLKSLIALVFIGMLASLVAGAGFLLRDGSRSRRLLTSLKWRVGLAVCLVILLVIGFSTGMLD from the coding sequence ATGCTGCTCAAATCGCTGATCGCACTGGTCTTTATCGGCATGCTGGCAAGCCTGGTCGCCGGCGCCGGTTTTCTGCTGCGCGATGGCAGCCGCAGTCGACGCCTGCTGACCTCTCTCAAATGGCGGGTTGGCCTGGCAGTGTGTCTGGTGATTCTGCTGGTCATTGGCTTCTCCACCGGAATGCTGGACTGA
- a CDS encoding SURF1 family protein, producing the protein MSPPGAQTVAGEQSAALACDSRAHLSDKRKSVPAAQASSTATTQERQVGRGWWLFWGCLIVLGLCLCSWQVMRGQARAQHLEDTASAPELVMPTAPPASASLIELRGEWLAEHSLLLDNRTLDKRHGVAVLTPFRTLDGRWWLVERGFVASPAPRSDPEFTTPTGPGVISGRWQWLNGQGNSGGPLFGPNREGQRLQQVDLSAWQALGTPAFAGVLHQTGGEGRFLPWWQPSNMTPERHYAYALQWLGLSLGAAVVMILGARRQRQSALRQRQA; encoded by the coding sequence ATGTCACCTCCCGGGGCGCAGACAGTGGCGGGCGAGCAGAGCGCGGCACTCGCTTGTGACAGTCGAGCTCATCTGTCTGACAAGCGCAAGTCAGTGCCAGCGGCGCAGGCGTCTTCAACGGCGACGACGCAGGAGCGTCAGGTCGGGCGCGGCTGGTGGCTGTTCTGGGGATGCCTGATCGTGCTCGGCCTGTGTCTGTGCAGCTGGCAGGTGATGCGTGGCCAGGCGCGTGCCCAGCATCTGGAGGATACCGCCAGCGCGCCGGAGTTGGTGATGCCGACGGCGCCACCCGCCAGTGCCAGCCTGATCGAGCTGCGCGGCGAGTGGCTCGCGGAGCACAGCCTGTTGCTGGACAACCGCACGCTGGACAAGCGCCATGGCGTGGCGGTGCTTACACCCTTCCGAACGCTGGATGGACGCTGGTGGCTGGTGGAGCGCGGCTTCGTGGCATCGCCGGCACCCCGCAGCGACCCGGAGTTCACGACCCCGACAGGCCCCGGGGTGATCAGTGGTCGCTGGCAGTGGCTGAACGGTCAGGGCAATAGCGGTGGCCCATTGTTCGGCCCCAATCGCGAGGGGCAGCGCCTGCAGCAGGTCGATCTGAGCGCCTGGCAGGCGCTGGGCACACCGGCCTTTGCGGGTGTCCTGCACCAGACCGGCGGGGAGGGGCGATTCCTGCCCTGGTGGCAGCCGAGCAACATGACGCCCGAGCGCCATTACGCCTATGCGCTGCAGTGGCTGGGGCTCAGCCTGGGGGCGGCGGTGGTCATGATTCTGGGCGCGCGCCGTCAACGTCAGTCCGCGCTGCGTCAGCGCCAGGCCTAG
- a CDS encoding COX15/CtaA family protein yields MVRLWRSSQRLVASMLGLVILVIGLGAWTRLVDAGLGCPDWPGCYGALVVPDARTASLHSPHHPLEGYKAWAEMIHRYAASLLGLAAMALLALGWRIRRRETRQWQALRNGSVALATANRWGAQARTRFPLAGCWLLLGMLLVQGAFGAFTVTLKLWPQVVTLHLLGGLSVLSLLLLLWLSLRRRAAHLTVTAERHKAGADAPGIRRQPWLAALAAALLLGQLALGGWTSSNYAGLACEGFPTCNGAAWPAMDWGEGFHLTQDVGPSYLHGQLHGEARTAIHMAHRGGAVLLGAVLLALYWRQRRHLSARTAAPDNPWRWALACWLVQAGLGIANVLWWLPLDLALAHTLGAVALTLAMVWAMDRMRQATRRNRASVSQTLA; encoded by the coding sequence ATGGTACGCCTGTGGCGCAGCAGTCAGCGTCTGGTCGCCAGCATGCTGGGCCTGGTTATTCTGGTGATCGGACTGGGAGCCTGGACGCGGCTGGTGGATGCCGGTCTGGGGTGCCCCGACTGGCCGGGCTGTTATGGCGCTCTGGTCGTGCCGGATGCCCGGACCGCGAGTCTGCACAGCCCGCATCATCCGCTTGAAGGCTACAAGGCGTGGGCGGAGATGATCCATCGTTATGCGGCGAGCCTGCTCGGGCTTGCGGCAATGGCATTGCTCGCACTGGGCTGGCGGATACGCCGTCGGGAGACTCGTCAGTGGCAAGCCTTGAGAAATGGCAGCGTCGCGTTAGCGACGGCGAACCGCTGGGGAGCACAGGCGCGCACTCGTTTTCCCTTGGCCGGCTGCTGGCTGTTGTTGGGCATGCTGTTGGTTCAGGGCGCGTTCGGGGCCTTTACCGTGACGCTGAAGCTGTGGCCGCAGGTGGTGACGCTGCATCTGCTGGGCGGTCTGAGCGTATTGAGCCTGCTGCTGTTGCTGTGGCTATCACTCAGACGGCGGGCGGCGCACCTCACGGTGACGGCTGAGCGACACAAGGCGGGAGCTGATGCACCTGGCATCCGGCGTCAGCCTTGGCTGGCCGCTCTGGCTGCGGCTCTGCTGCTGGGGCAGCTGGCCCTGGGGGGCTGGACCTCGAGCAATTATGCCGGACTTGCCTGTGAAGGTTTCCCGACCTGCAATGGTGCCGCATGGCCGGCGATGGACTGGGGAGAGGGCTTCCACCTGACCCAGGATGTCGGCCCCAGCTATCTGCACGGGCAGCTGCATGGTGAGGCGCGCACGGCCATCCACATGGCGCACCGTGGCGGGGCCGTGCTGCTGGGGGCGGTGCTGTTGGCGCTGTATTGGCGCCAGCGCCGCCACTTGTCGGCGCGGACGGCAGCCCCTGACAACCCCTGGCGCTGGGCGCTAGCGTGTTGGCTGGTGCAGGCAGGCCTGGGGATCGCCAATGTGCTGTGGTGGTTGCCGCTGGATCTGGCGCTGGCGCATACCCTGGGGGCCGTCGCGCTGACGCTGGCGATGGTGTGGGCGATGGATCGGATGCGCCAGGCGACTCGCCGCAACCGGGCATCCGTCTCGCAGACGCTGGCCTGA
- a CDS encoding glutaredoxin family protein: protein MRSIIRLFFRTLRLVLAPFMLLSEKLTRGSALERSPAQQAEVDAETAKLALYQFSTCPFCIKVRKRMHQLNLNVEQRDTQHNATHRQALEQGGGRVKVPCLLITHDDGREEWMYESDTINAYLQERFGSAA from the coding sequence ATGCGCTCCATCATCCGCCTGTTCTTCCGCACCCTGCGTCTGGTGCTGGCTCCCTTCATGCTGCTCAGCGAGAAGCTGACCCGCGGCAGCGCGCTCGAGCGTAGCCCCGCCCAGCAGGCCGAGGTGGACGCCGAGACGGCCAAGCTGGCGCTATATCAGTTCTCGACCTGCCCGTTCTGCATCAAGGTGCGCAAACGCATGCATCAGCTGAACCTGAACGTCGAGCAGCGCGATACCCAGCACAACGCCACTCACCGCCAGGCCCTCGAACAGGGCGGCGGCCGCGTCAAGGTACCGTGCCTGCTGATCACACATGACGATGGTCGCGAAGAGTGGATGTACGAATCCGACACCATCAATGCCTACCTGCAGGAGCGCTTCGGTAGCGCCGCCTGA
- a CDS encoding LysR family transcriptional regulator: MSATAPQTPARPVAAQSPAASSLAVSSGSAPASTPFNTPFNTRIDLNLLQVLQVLLEECSVTRAAGRLHLSQSAVSKSLARLRVMFDDALFIRERHGLRPTARALSLRGELAELLSRLENLSAPATFTPATSQRRFQLAVLESAWATLMPSCTRALTDALPHGSLEISRWQADCLSLMEKGQLDIGLAGHDHSAETPGEPPALPAGFQSRLLWRDDHVILVRRDHPLTRRQTPMTLSEFAALSHVQATCEGRSRWSLDERLEQHGAPRRISVLVPDFRDALSIVAHSELVFCAPRSFAQASSELHGLAILELPMRLPALSYRLIWHASHEQDPGHRWLRQSLLTHIRNAHGEDAEAAEL; encoded by the coding sequence ATGAGCGCGACAGCCCCGCAGACACCCGCAAGGCCGGTTGCCGCCCAGTCTCCAGCCGCGTCTTCACTGGCTGTGTCTTCGGGCTCAGCGCCAGCGTCCACGCCCTTCAACACGCCCTTCAACACGCGCATCGACCTCAATCTGCTGCAGGTGCTGCAGGTGCTGCTGGAAGAGTGCAGCGTGACGCGCGCGGCGGGCCGTCTTCACCTCTCGCAGTCTGCCGTCAGCAAGAGTCTGGCACGCCTGCGCGTCATGTTTGATGACGCCCTCTTCATTCGCGAACGCCACGGTCTGCGCCCCACTGCGCGTGCCCTGTCACTGCGCGGTGAGCTGGCCGAGCTGCTCTCGCGTCTCGAGAACCTGAGCGCCCCTGCCACCTTCACCCCCGCCACCAGCCAGCGGCGCTTTCAGCTGGCGGTACTGGAAAGTGCCTGGGCGACCCTGATGCCATCCTGCACGCGCGCACTGACCGATGCACTGCCGCATGGCAGCCTCGAGATCAGTCGCTGGCAGGCCGATTGCCTGAGCCTGATGGAAAAGGGCCAGCTGGATATCGGGCTTGCCGGACACGATCACAGCGCCGAGACCCCGGGCGAGCCGCCTGCCCTCCCCGCTGGCTTCCAATCGCGCCTGCTGTGGCGCGACGACCATGTGATTCTGGTACGGCGTGATCATCCGCTGACGCGGCGCCAGACACCGATGACGCTGAGCGAATTCGCGGCCTTGAGTCATGTGCAGGCCACCTGCGAGGGGCGCTCACGCTGGTCGCTGGATGAGCGGCTGGAGCAGCACGGCGCACCACGCCGCATCAGCGTGCTGGTTCCGGATTTCCGCGATGCCCTGAGCATCGTCGCGCACAGCGAGCTGGTATTCTGCGCCCCCAGAAGCTTTGCCCAGGCCAGCAGCGAGCTGCACGGGCTGGCGATCCTAGAGCTACCGATGCGCCTGCCCGCACTCAGCTACCGCTTGATCTGGCATGCCAGCCACGAGCAGGACCCCGGGCACCGCTGGTTGCGACAGTCTCTGCTGACGCACATCCGCAACGCGCATGGGGAAGACGCCGAGGCCGCTGAGCTCTAG
- a CDS encoding multidrug effflux MFS transporter, with protein sequence MSVSSSAAARPMPNARLLLLLLVGCVMFSPLAIDIYLPSLPAMAREFAQPTDVMQMTVTLFLGAVGVGQILVGPLTDLYGRRPALLGGATVYLVGAMVAVLAQDISMLYLGRILQGLGACATVTVAFAAVRDCYTPEQGARMYSYLNGALCIIPALAPVLGGLLAVQFGWRSNFLFMAAFALCVGLMAWKSFGETRPATTVVERPLYNWARYRPVLTSWRFLYQALVAMAAMSAILLYVSSSSELLVERLGHSELVFSALFGGNAVINIITFFFAPRVITRLGRQPTVRLGLAIILLSGLMQGAAFAWLPLSAAAFMVPVAVLSVGFSLALGAASSLALEAFAERAGTAAALLGSIQLGGSAVVATALLNTPLAPQQGLLLISVVMVLPLLLLGARRQPGV encoded by the coding sequence ATGTCCGTGTCTTCCTCTGCTGCCGCAAGGCCCATGCCCAATGCACGACTATTGCTGTTGCTGCTGGTCGGCTGCGTGATGTTCTCGCCGCTGGCGATCGATATCTATCTGCCCTCATTGCCGGCGATGGCGCGTGAATTCGCCCAGCCCACCGATGTGATGCAGATGACGGTGACGCTGTTTCTGGGCGCTGTGGGTGTCGGGCAGATTCTGGTCGGCCCGCTGACGGACCTCTACGGGCGGCGTCCGGCGCTGTTGGGTGGCGCGACGGTCTATCTCGTCGGCGCGATGGTCGCCGTGCTGGCTCAGGACATCAGCATGCTGTATCTCGGGCGTATCCTGCAGGGACTGGGGGCATGCGCCACAGTGACGGTGGCCTTCGCGGCCGTGCGTGACTGCTACACGCCGGAGCAGGGCGCCAGAATGTACAGCTATCTGAATGGTGCGCTGTGCATCATTCCGGCGCTGGCGCCGGTGCTGGGCGGCCTGCTGGCGGTGCAGTTCGGCTGGCGCTCCAACTTCCTGTTCATGGCCGCCTTCGCGCTGTGCGTCGGCCTGATGGCGTGGAAGAGCTTTGGCGAGACGCGCCCTGCCACGACGGTCGTGGAGCGTCCGCTGTACAACTGGGCGCGCTACCGCCCCGTACTGACCAGCTGGCGCTTCCTGTATCAGGCGCTGGTCGCGATGGCCGCGATGAGTGCCATCCTGCTGTATGTGTCGTCGTCCTCCGAGCTGCTGGTCGAGCGCCTCGGCCACTCCGAGCTGGTCTTTAGTGCCCTGTTCGGCGGCAATGCCGTGATCAATATCATCACCTTCTTTTTCGCACCGCGCGTGATCACTCGTCTCGGCCGTCAGCCCACCGTGCGTCTGGGACTGGCGATCATCCTGCTCTCCGGCCTGATGCAGGGTGCCGCCTTCGCCTGGCTGCCATTGTCTGCTGCTGCCTTCATGGTGCCGGTGGCAGTGCTGTCAGTCGGCTTCTCGCTGGCGCTTGGTGCGGCGTCAAGCCTGGCGCTGGAGGCCTTCGCCGAGCGTGCCGGCACCGCGGCGGCGCTGCTCGGCAGTATCCAGCTTGGCGGTTCGGCAGTGGTGGCAACGGCATTGCTCAATACGCCGCTCGCCCCTCAGCAGGGCCTGCTGCTGATCAGTGTGGTGATGGTGCTGCCGTTGCTGCTGTTGGGCGCGCGACGTCAGCCGGGCGTCTAG
- the yegS gene encoding lipid kinase YegS, translating to MESAARVRVILNGDKAQQPELREAIFAQRERMAGLEVRLTFEGDDVARLVSEAVAESVTRLVVGGGDGTLNLIANALMQHPLARRPEVAILPLGTANDLATSLGIPEPVTESLALACEGEVRAVDVVQLDDAYFLNMASAGFGAEVTRSTPGGLKKLFGGGAYSLMGVLKAWDFRPYRGSVTLNGVEEELALFVLAIGNGRQAGGGQELAPRALLDDGCFDVLVIRDFPIARVGEVIEELESLPDNGHFVRYVRTDSLHYRGESLPVNLDGESYLIENSEFQLIPGALRLVAPQGAALMTHGPLSAG from the coding sequence ATGGAATCAGCGGCGCGTGTGCGCGTGATACTCAACGGGGACAAGGCTCAGCAGCCTGAGCTGCGTGAGGCCATCTTCGCTCAGCGTGAGCGTATGGCAGGGCTTGAAGTGCGGTTGACCTTCGAGGGAGATGACGTCGCGAGACTGGTGAGCGAGGCAGTCGCTGAAAGCGTCACGCGGCTGGTCGTTGGCGGCGGTGATGGCACCCTCAACCTGATCGCCAATGCATTGATGCAGCATCCACTCGCGAGGCGCCCGGAAGTCGCGATTCTGCCGTTGGGCACCGCCAATGATCTGGCGACCTCGCTCGGCATCCCCGAGCCGGTGACGGAATCGCTGGCGCTGGCCTGTGAAGGGGAAGTGCGAGCCGTCGATGTGGTGCAGCTGGATGATGCCTACTTCCTCAACATGGCCTCGGCGGGCTTCGGTGCCGAGGTGACGCGCTCGACGCCCGGTGGCCTCAAGAAGCTGTTCGGTGGCGGGGCCTATTCGCTGATGGGCGTGCTCAAGGCGTGGGACTTCCGCCCTTACCGTGGCAGCGTGACCCTCAACGGAGTGGAAGAGGAGCTGGCGTTGTTCGTGCTGGCGATCGGCAATGGTCGTCAGGCGGGCGGCGGGCAGGAGCTGGCGCCCCGGGCGTTGCTCGATGATGGCTGCTTCGATGTGCTGGTGATCCGCGACTTCCCCATCGCGCGGGTGGGTGAGGTGATCGAGGAGCTGGAGTCGCTTCCCGACAACGGCCATTTCGTGCGGTATGTGCGCACTGACTCGCTGCACTATCGTGGTGAGTCGCTGCCGGTGAATCTCGATGGCGAGAGCTACCTGATCGAGAACAGCGAATTCCAGCTGATTCCCGGCGCTCTGCGTCTGGTCGCCCCTCAGGGCGCCGCCCTGATGACACACGGGCCATTGAGCGCCGGCTGA
- a CDS encoding NfeD family protein produces the protein MVGLAAWHIWVILALILAGLELLGAQFVLLALGVSALGGALAAGLGAGLNLQLISVAITALVLVPLFVRKIHPYLLPKTPYGTLGSGAETGQLAKVIIGNGGRPAVRVSGNEYPLRWEGETPPAAGDTVRIVSVEGITVCVEPVSKETVSK, from the coding sequence ATGGTCGGTTTGGCGGCGTGGCATATCTGGGTCATCCTCGCGTTGATTCTGGCGGGGCTTGAGCTGCTGGGCGCGCAGTTCGTGCTGCTGGCGCTGGGTGTCAGTGCCCTCGGGGGTGCTCTGGCGGCAGGGTTGGGGGCGGGACTCAACCTCCAGTTGATCAGCGTCGCGATCACGGCCCTGGTGCTGGTGCCGCTGTTCGTGCGCAAGATCCATCCCTATCTGTTGCCCAAGACGCCCTACGGTACCCTGGGCAGTGGCGCGGAGACCGGGCAGCTGGCCAAGGTGATCATCGGCAACGGCGGCAGACCTGCCGTACGCGTGTCAGGCAATGAGTATCCGCTACGCTGGGAGGGGGAGACGCCGCCGGCAGCGGGGGACACGGTCAGGATCGTCAGCGTCGAAGGCATCACCGTCTGTGTCGAGCCCGTCTCGAAGGAGACTGTTTCAAAGTAG
- a CDS encoding SPFH domain-containing protein has protein sequence MIISPGLIIILFILALVVILLAKGLMIVQQSEAVVIERLGSYSRTLESGVNLVIPFIDKPRSITIRRYREVKGDNLPLVVEETRIDRRETVMDFPGQSVVTTDNVTVTVNGALYFQIVDPKRAVYEVENFTQAVEVLAKTSLRSEIGRMELDKLFESRKEVNDALQITMDEVGDKWGVKVTRVEIQDISMPEEVEDAMRLQMAAERKRRATVTEANGQREAAIATAEGEKQSSVLRAEGDKQAAILRAEGERQAIYQLRDAIGAEDPQLVVGYMLGQKYLQVLPDMAREGDRVFIPYEASALLGAMGSFRELATEVGEPTNASNEGLRRARQMMTGEAGLG, from the coding sequence ATGATTATCAGTCCGGGACTCATCATCATTCTTTTCATACTGGCGCTGGTGGTAATTCTGCTGGCCAAGGGGTTGATGATCGTCCAGCAGTCAGAAGCCGTCGTCATCGAACGCCTCGGCAGCTATAGCCGCACACTGGAATCCGGCGTGAATCTGGTGATTCCCTTCATCGACAAGCCGCGCTCGATCACCATTCGCCGTTATCGTGAGGTCAAGGGTGACAATCTGCCGTTGGTGGTGGAAGAGACGCGCATCGATCGCCGCGAGACGGTGATGGACTTCCCCGGCCAGAGCGTGGTGACCACGGACAACGTCACCGTGACCGTCAATGGGGCGCTCTACTTCCAGATCGTCGATCCCAAGCGCGCCGTCTATGAAGTCGAGAACTTCACCCAGGCCGTCGAGGTACTGGCCAAGACCAGCCTGCGCTCCGAGATCGGTCGCATGGAGCTCGACAAGCTCTTCGAGAGCCGCAAGGAGGTCAACGACGCCTTGCAGATCACCATGGATGAAGTCGGTGACAAGTGGGGCGTCAAGGTGACGCGCGTCGAGATCCAGGACATCAGCATGCCCGAGGAAGTCGAGGATGCCATGCGGCTGCAGATGGCGGCCGAGCGCAAGCGTCGCGCCACGGTGACCGAGGCCAATGGCCAGCGCGAAGCCGCCATCGCGACCGCCGAGGGCGAGAAGCAGTCTTCGGTGCTGCGTGCCGAGGGTGACAAGCAGGCCGCGATTCTGCGCGCCGAAGGTGAGCGTCAGGCCATCTATCAGCTGCGCGATGCCATCGGTGCCGAAGACCCGCAGCTGGTGGTCGGCTACATGCTGGGCCAGAAATATCTGCAGGTGCTGCCGGACATGGCGCGTGAGGGTGATCGTGTCTTCATCCCCTACGAGGCCTCTGCCTTGCTGGGTGCCATGGGCAGTTTCCGCGAGCTTGCCACTGAAGTCGGCGAGCCCACCAATGCCAGCAATGAAGGGCTGAGACGCGCCCGTCAGATGATGACAGGCGAAGCGGGCCTGGGCTGA